The Cherax quadricarinatus isolate ZL_2023a chromosome 53, ASM3850222v1, whole genome shotgun sequence genome includes a region encoding these proteins:
- the LOC128706469 gene encoding uncharacterized protein: protein MALLALLLVFHLASAGYYETTPLVCPVSPLVTYVTETLSALKIATTTQNIPAPNIKVETVTTTQYFPATRNEFITVEGPAESVYVTSVEFVYTTTTNIVYVMDRFDGIFTNTEFDAYTEYVESTSTVTDVSVVEKTTTESVLLYHTSVTETTTWSPTVTTWTLYSTKTHHKTTYNTVTVYETSTITESTYVSHYNTFTTTETLVYHTTFKCPEEEKDHKHLYF, encoded by the coding sequence ATGGCACTCTTGGCTCTCCTGTTGGTCTTCCATTTGGCATCTGCTGGTTACTATGAAACTACCCCTCTAGTGTGCCCTGTGTCTCCTTTAGTGACTTACGTTACGGAAACACTCAGCGCTCTTAAGATAGCTACTACCACTCAGAATATACCTGCTCCTAATATCAAGGTGGAGACTGTCACGACGACCCAGTATTTCCCAGCCACTCGTAACGAGTTCATCACCGTGGAAGGCCCTGCGGAGTCAGTCTACGTGACCAGTGTCGAGTTCGTCTACACTACGACGACTAACATAGTGTACGTCATGGACAGATTCGATGGCATCTTCACCAATACAGAGTTCGATGCTTATACGGAGTACGTAGAAAGCACGTCAACTGTCACGGACGTGTCAGTGGTCGAGAAAACTACAACGGAGAGCGTCCTTCTATACCACACCTCCGTGACGGAAACTACCACCTGGTCCCCTACGGTGACCACCTGGACTCTGTATTCTACGAAGACCCACCACAAGACCACCTACAATACTGTCACGGTCTACGAGACTTCGACCATTACAGAAAGTACCTACGTCTCCCACtacaacaccttcactaccactgaaaCTCTGGTTTATCATACCACCTTCAAATGTCCCGAGGAAGAAAAGGATCATAAACATCTGTATTTTTAA
- the LOC128692391 gene encoding N(G),N(G)-dimethylarginine dimethylaminohydrolase 1, whose protein sequence is MSPFRYTHAVVCRIPDSFKENAVGISAPIDLAKARKQHEVYVATLREIGLDVIELPADESHPDCVFVEDIAIVCNGIALLTRPGHPSREKEVEYMRAILKNELELPVIEIPDETATLDGGDVLFTGKEFFVGLSSRTNQAGACALASAFPEFPCTPIKVEKSLHLKSAVTMAGPDVMCVGSSPEAKDILKRIEREATFRYQTLTVPDDMAANVVFANGYLMHRTGDEYPASAKVFEEKLSHWTLKPTASTEMEKAQGSLTCCSILIRKTRHLKNIM, encoded by the exons ATGTCTCCCTTCCGTTACACCCACGCCGTCGTCTGTAGGATCCCAGATTCCTTCAAGGAGAATGCTGTCGGTATTTCGGCGCCGATTGACCTGGCGAAG GCCAGGAAACAGCATGAAGTGTATGTAGCAACACTTCGAGAAATTGGCTTGGATGTCATTGAATTGCCGGCTGATGAAAGTCACCCAGATTGTGTGTTTGTAGAAGACATAGCCATTGTCTGCAATGGAATTGCATTATTGACCAGACCTGGTCATCCATCCAGAGAAAAGGAG GTGGAATACATGAGAGCTATATTAAAGAACGAACTTGAGCTTCCTGTGATAGAAATACCTGATGAGACAGCTACACTAGATGGAGGAGATGTACTTTTCACAG GTAAAGAATTTTTTGTTGGCTTGTCATCCCGCACCAACCAGGCTGGAGCGTGTGCTCTGGCCTCCGCCTTCCCTGAGTTTCCATGCACACCAATCAAG GTGGAGAAGTCCCTCCATTTAAAATCAGCTGTAACTATGGCCGGACCAGATGTCATGTGTGTTGGGAGTTCTCCTGAGGCGAAAGACATTTTGAAG CGCATCGAACGTGAAGCAACATTCCGTTATCAAACATTGACTGTACCTGATGATATGGCAGCTAATGTTGTATTTGCAAATGGCTATCTAATGCATCGTACAGGAGATGAATATCCAGCTTCTGCAAAG GTGTTTGAGGAGAAGTTGTCTCATTGGACATTAAAACCAACAGCATCGACAGAGATGGAAAAAGCCCAGGGAAGTCTTACGTGCTGTTCCATTCTCATACGCAAGACTCGGCACCTCAAGAACATCATGTGA